In the genome of Candidatus Pristimantibacillus lignocellulolyticus, the window ACTACACCTTGGGCCACACCACCAATAGCGATATAACTTAATTTAGTTTTCTTAATCAACTTTATTAACGGCGTTCTAATCTGGTCTGATCGTTGAGCTTCCTGTCTATACAGATTGGGAGATTGTAATTGTATCTGCTGTGGATGATCTTTACTAATAAACAACCAAATAATGGATACAATAACGATCACAACACCTGGAACCCAGAACGCCGTGCTCCATCCACTATGGACAACTAATTGACCAGACAATCCCCAGCCTAATATGTATCCTCCCACCATAGAAGTAGAAAGAATGACAGCAATGAATGCCTTTTGTCGATAACTGAACCAAGAAGTTAGCATTGTAGAAATGGATCCCCATAATCCTGATTGAGCATAGGCATTAAGTGACCATATAAATATCATCAGTACTAACGAATGCGTTACAGAAAACCAAATGTTCGATATTCCTGCTATGAATATCCCAACGAATACGAACCACTTTGTAGAAATTTTATCTGCGATAATACCATTAATTAATTTACCAATAGCATACATCCAGAAAAAAGCTGTACTAATAATACCGATTTGAGTTAGTGATACTTGAAGTTCCTCTTGAATATCAGGTAATGCAACTGACAAGTTTACTCTACCAAAATAGACTACCGCATAAACTAGCCAACTAAGCGCAAATATCGTCCATTGCCATCTAAATAATCGCTC includes:
- a CDS encoding MFS transporter — translated: MTNAERLFRWQWTIFALSWLVYAVVYFGRVNLSVALPDIQEELQVSLTQIGIISTAFFWMYAIGKLINGIIADKISTKWFVFVGIFIAGISNIWFSVTHSLVLMIFIWSLNAYAQSGLWGSISTMLTSWFSYRQKAFIAVILSTSMVGGYILGWGLSGQLVVHSGWSTAFWVPGVVIVIVSIIWLFISKDHPQQIQLQSPNLYRQEAQRSDQIRTPLIKLIKKTKLSYIAIGGVAQGVVKDGIAIWAPIYLMQMHNLNLAEASWYVLFIPIMNFFGILASGYINKLAKGNEKISSIILLVIGLLSLFGLLWVGSINLYGGLLFLGVCSAAMFGANTIIMGVIPMAYSKYNAVSSVSGYLDFCAYLATGVAFVITGWLVDQFGWDIMINLWIGITVLGIMALFRNYQYERRIMKG